The Lathyrus oleraceus cultivar Zhongwan6 chromosome 5, CAAS_Psat_ZW6_1.0, whole genome shotgun sequence genome includes the window AACAGTGTTTCCACCTCCTCAAATGAACTTTGTAGCGACCTGGTGCAAGCATCTCCAAAGCCTCCAGCCTCTTCTGCTGACTTTAAAAACAGATACAGTTCTTTGTCATCTCATTAATATTGCCAAACTGCTTTGACAAATTAGAACTTGCAATCCCAGGCTTGGATGAATTTACATGCTGCTCATCAGAAGGATGAAACTTTCGTATAGATGACTTTGGTCACCAACATGTTGTTTCTGCTGCTGTAGCTGAGACTGTGATACCATAAATAAACTCATTCTTTCCAGGCTGGTAACACCATATATAATTGCACCAACAATAAGTGTAGAAACAGAAGCAACAATTTTTGTTGTTCGGGCGAGCACGATTCGTAACTGCTTCAATTTGGTCTCCACCAAACATTCTAGCCATACCAAAATCTGCAATCGGTATGTCGCTAACAAATGGTTTTCTGTGTTGGAGTTTTGAAATCAAAACAACCTCATTTTTAAACTCTTTTATGCCTTGTCCAGAATACTTCGACAGTCTCTCACTGCAATTGCCATTCCATTGCTCAATATACCCTTATAAACAGAACCAAAACCACCTTCACCAAGCTTGATATGCATATTTGATGTTGTGTTGATTGTTTTGTGCATTGGTTGTGTTGATTGTTTTGTGCATTGGTTCAGATTGTCATTTTGAACACCTTTTTTGAATcacttttatttttgtttttacttcCTTTCATGTTGATTTTAATACACTATTTAATGAGATGCATGATATccaaaagaaaaggaaataaaaaggAGTATAACAGGGAAAGGTTTTTATTATCTTTTCAACCTTAAACAATAGTATTTAGTTTTCAGTTTGGAAATTAGAACCAAGTGTTTGTTATAATTCAGCGTTGTTCGCTAGTTTTGCTTCTGAGTTTGTAAAATTAGTTTGCTAACTGTGTTTTTAGTTGTCAATTTAGTTGTCACTAACTTAACACATTTATGATCAAAATTATGGTTTCCTCACAAGACTAGTTGTATTATTTATAAGAAACACTAGTTGTATTATACTTGTAAGTGCATCTTTTAACTACAATTCTTTTTGTTCTTTACATAGTTATGGATCGTAGTTGGATGCAAAAAAATCGCCTATCCGAGGAGTATAAGAAAGGAGTGTTAGAGTTTTTGAAATTTGCTGAAACTAATCTTCCTGAAAGTAATGGAAGATTTCACTGTCCTTGTGCTAAGTGTGTAAATATTGCACCTTTAGAGGCTCACATCGTATGGGAACACTTAGGAGTTAACGGGATTTGTCAAAATTATACAAAGTGGATATGGCATGGTGAATTGTCTGACGCGCCAAAGGCCTCTCCTAAAGAAGAGTTTGATGTAGAGATGGGTGATCGTCTAGAAGATATGATCCGTGATATTGGACAAGACTCTTTTCAACGGGCAAATATACATGATACTCTTTGCAATGACAGTAAAATCCCTTTGTATCCAAATTGCAAAAACTTCACACGACTGTCGGCTGTGCTAAGATTGTTCAATTTGAAGGCGATTAATAGTTGGACAGATAAAAGCTTCACACAATTGTTAGAGTTGTTGAAGGAAATGTTACCGGAAGAAAACATGTTGCCGAACCGGGCCTATGAGGCAAAAAAGATATTATGTCCAATAGGTACAGAATATAAGAAAATACACGCATGCCCTAATGACTGCATATTGTATTGGAAAGATAATGAAGAGAAAGAAAAATGTCCCAAGTGCATGACATCACGCTATAAGAAGAAGAGTGATGATGAAGGTTGTGATGTGACCACAAAGGGTCCTCCAGCAAAGGTGTTATGGTACCTTCCAATTATTCCAAGGTTTAAGCGATTGTTTGGTAATTTAAATGATGCGAAGAATATTAGATGGCATGCAGAAGAAAGGAAGTGTGATGGAAAAATTCGGCATCCAGCCGACTCTTTGCAATGGAAGAAGGTTGATACTTTATTTCCAGACTTTGGCATTGAACCAAGAAACCTTAGGCTTGGACTTTCTACTGATGGAATGAATCCATATGGTAGTTTAAGTAGTAACCATAGTTCATGGCCCGTTCTCTTGATTATCTATAATTTATCTCCTTGGTTGTGCATGAAGAGGAAACATGTTATGTTATCTATGATGATTTCTGGACCAAAACAACCAGGAAATGACATAGATGTTTATCTAAGCCCGTTGATTGATGACTTAAGAAAGTTGTGGGATGAAGGAATTGGTGTATTTGATAGTTTTTCAAATGAAACTTTCAAATTGCGGGCTATGTTATTTTGCACCATCAATGACTTTCCAGCTTATGGTAACTTGTCTGGTTATAAAGTTAAGGGGCATAAAGCATGCCCTATATGTGAAAAAGATACATGCTACCATCAATTAGAGAAAGGAAAAAAGACTGTTTACCTTGGACACCGAAGATTTCTTAATCATAATCACCCATATCGAAGATTGAAAAAGGCTTTTAATGGATATCAGGAGTATAAAGTTGCCCCAAAGGCCTTAACTGGAGAAGAAGTCTATCATCGGGTGAGGAACATAAGTGTTAGTTTtggaaaaaaacaaaaaaagatTACAAGTAATAATATATGGAAGAAGAGTTCAGTGTTCTTTGACCTTCCATATTGGTCCAGTCTTGATGTAAGACATTGTATTGATGTAATGCATGTGGAAAAAAATGTGTGAGATAGTGTAATCGGAACACTTCTTAATATTCAAGGTAAGACCAAAGATGGTTTAAATTCTCGTTTAGATATGGTTAAGATGAAAATAAGAGAGGAGTTAGCTCCTCAACCAAGAGGTAACAAAACCTATTTGCCACCGGCGTGTCATACATTGTCAAAAGAAGAGAAAAGAAAATTTTGCCAGTGTCTACAAGGTGTGAAAGTGCCAAATGGATACTCCTCAAATGTCAAAAGTCTCGTGTCAATACAAGATCTCAAACTAATTGGTTTAAAATCTCACGATTGCCACATTTTGATGCAACAACTACTACCTGTGGCTATTCGTGGCATCTTGCCAAAAAATGTCCGACATGCCATAACTAGATTGTGCTTATTCTTTAATGATATTTGTAACAAAGTGATTGACCCTGATAAATTGGACGAGATGGAAAACGAGTCAATTATTATCTTGTGTCAGTTGGAGATGTtttttcctccttcattttttGACATCATGGTTCACTTGATTGTTCATCTAGTTAGAGAGATTAGATTGTGTGGTCCTGTTTATTTAAGGTGGATGTATCCTTTTGAACGATACATGAAGATATTGAAAGGCTATGTGAAGAATTATTATCGTCCTGAAGCATCTATTGTTGAAAGGTACATCACAGAAGAAGCCATTGAATTTTGTACAGACTATTTGTCAGATGCAAAACCTGTAGGACTACCCAAGTCTCGTCATGATGGAAGATGTGACGGTAAGGGTACACGTCTAAAGGTTAAGCATATGGGCGAAGGGGAAGTTTTTCAAGCACATTTGTATATATTGAATAACACTGACGAGGTTCATCCATACTTGAGTACACATCAAACCATTGTCAAAGCTAAAAACCCTCGTATGACTGAAAAATGGGTGTTGAAAGAGCATAACAGAACATTCTCAAAATGGTTTAAAACCAAGATTATGAATGATGATAATGCTTCTGATACATTAAAGTTTCTAGCATACGAGCCTAGCTTTAATGTTTTATGTTGGAGTGGGTACGATATAAATAAGTTTTCTTTT containing:
- the LOC127078412 gene encoding uncharacterized protein LOC127078412 — protein: MDRSWMQKNRLSEEYKKGVLEFLKFAETNLPESNGRFHCPCAKCVNIAPLEAHIVWEHLGVNGICQNYTKWIWHGELSDAPKASPKEEFDVEMGDRLEDMIRDIGQDSFQRANIHDTLCNDSKIPLYPNCKNFTRLSAVLRLFNLKAINSWTDKSFTQLLELLKEMLPEENMLPNRAYEAKKILCPIGTEYKKIHACPNDCILYWKDNEEKEKCPKCMTSRYKKKSDDEGCDVTTKGPPAKVLWYLPIIPRFKRLFGNLNDAKNIRWHAEERKCDGKIRHPADSLQWKKVDTLFPDFGIEPRNLRLGLSTDGMNPYGSLSSNHSSWPVLLIIYNLSPWLCMKRKHVMLSMMISGPKQPGNDIDVYLSPLIDDLRKLWDEGIGVFDSFSNETFKLRAMLFCTINDFPAYGNLSGYKVKGHKACPICEKDTCYHQLEKGKKTVYLGHRRFLNHNHPYRRLKKAFNGYQEYKVAPKALTGEEVYHRVRNISVSFGKKQKKITSNNIWKKSSVFFDLPYWSSLDVRHCIDVMHVEKNV